AGCGGGTCGAGACTGCCCACCGTGAACAAGGCGGGTGGCAACCCCGCGAGATCGGCGTACAGGGGTGAGAAACGCGGACTGTGCCACGATTTCAATCCGATCGGGAACACCGTCTCGGCGGTGCCCTGGAGGTACTGTGCCGTGAGCACGGGAGTGTCCGGCGTGGCCAGGCGTGCGGCGATGCTCAGGCTCACGTCGTAGACGCCGAACACCAGGCTCGCAGCGACGACCCGGTCGATCGCACGCAGTTCGTCGCGCAGGTGGAGCAAGGTCATCGCGGCGAGGTGCCCGCCGGCGGAACTTCCGGCGATCACCAGCCGGTCGGTGCCGAATTCGGTCTCGGCGTGCTCCAGCAGCCACTCGACAGCGGCGAGGCAGTCCTCGAGCTGTGCGGGATAGGCGTTCTCCGGCGCAAGCCGGTAGTCGACGCTGACCGTCGCGACGCCACACATGTTCACCGTCAATTCGTTGATGCGGTCGTCCTGTTCGGGCAGCCCGATGACCCATCCGCCGCCGTGGATATTGACCATCACCGCACGCACGTCACCCGGCGGGCGGAGGACATGCAGACGCAGGTCGCCACCGGGACCGGGACCGGGGATGATCACGTCTTGCGGGGTGAGCGATTCCGGCGCCTTGCTGGCGTCGATCGCATCGGTCCGCATCTCGATCCGGCCCGCCGGCGTAGTCACGTCAGGAACTTTTTCCGCGCGGAGCCG
The sequence above is a segment of the Amycolatopsis sp. 2-15 genome. Coding sequences within it:
- a CDS encoding alpha/beta hydrolase — translated: MLKEKNIPAPDLEEARAINKRLRAEKVPDVTTPAGRIEMRTDAIDASKAPESLTPQDVIIPGPGPGGDLRLHVLRPPGDVRAVMVNIHGGGWVIGLPEQDDRINELTVNMCGVATVSVDYRLAPENAYPAQLEDCLAAVEWLLEHAETEFGTDRLVIAGSSAGGHLAAMTLLHLRDELRAIDRVVAASLVFGVYDVSLSIAARLATPDTPVLTAQYLQGTAETVFPIGLKSWHSPRFSPLYADLAGLPPALFTVGSLDPLLDDSLFMSERWKAAGNDAELDIWPEAPHKFFGKVPPVGKHAQARINSWLNARLDA